The following DNA comes from Phytohabitans rumicis.
GCGCTTGCGCCGAGGAACTCCCCGACCAGTTCTTGCTGCATCTCCGCGGCCGCGGCCTGCTCCGGGTTGCGTCCGGCCTCGTCCGAACGTCGCGCCGCGATGCCGGCGGCACTCAGGTGCGGCACCGGAACGACGGCGAGGTCCCGGTGGACGACCGGCCCCCGCCACGAATCCCGGAAAGTCTGGGCGACCTGCCGGGACACCGAGTCGGCGCCGAGGGAAGAGGAATCGATGTGCAGTAGGTAAGACATGAGGTGGCTCCAAAACTTATCTCTTGTGCGTAACGCCATCATGCGACAGCATGGAGACCTCTACAAAAAGGCACATTCGTGTCCGTACCGAAAGGGCATGTGCGCCATGGACGCCGCTGCTGTACCCGCGACCGCGATGCCGGTGGGGCCGTGCGCTCGAATCCCGGCAGAGCACTCCGGCTTCATCCGCGAGATCCTCGACCGCGTCGGCGACAAGTGGACCCTGCTCGTGATCGCCACGCTGCAACGCGGGGTGCGGCGCTACTCCGATCTGCAACAGACCGTGCCAGGCATCTCCCAACGCATGCTCACCCTCACACTGCGACAGCTGGTGCACGACGGCCTGGTCACCCGAACCGCGTACGCCGAGGTGCCGCCACGCGTCGAGTACGCCCTCACGCCTCTGGGCATCAGCCTGCTCGACATCGTCGGTTCCGTGATCGACTGGGCCTCGGCCCACCATGACCAGATCCGCGAAAACCGCACTCGCTTCGGTCACGGTCACGGTCCAACGAAACCGGCACCGACAGGCTGACCATCCCGAGTGCCCTCCTCTCGCCGGTGGACTCGTTCTGGCGCACGGTGTCGTTGACCCGCGTCTGCAGGTTCAGCGCCGCTGGGTCCGGGATCTCGTCCGCGGTGACCACCCATGGGCCGAGCGGGGTGAAGGTCTCGAACGACTTGCGGGTCGAGCGGTCCTCGGTCGAGCGCACCGTCATGTCGAGCCCGCAGGTGTAACCGAAGACGTGGTCCAGAGCGTTCTCGACGCTGACGTGCCGGGCGGTACGGCCAATGACGACCGACCGCCACATCGAGGACCACTCCCGAGCGGCCGCAACTCGACTTCGAAAGGTCGATCCCGAGCAGGGTCGACGGTCTGGTCCCCGGCGCTGAACCGCTCGACCCGCAGTGCCCCCGACGGCCAGGAGGCGCACCGCCACTCCACCGCGTCGAGCAGACCGGCAGGCCCGCAGCAGTACACCAGCGTGTCGGGCTCGGGATCGCCCAGGATCGCGGCGACGTCCAGCAGACCGCCATCGTCCTCCGGCGCGACCTGCACCTTCGCGCAGAAGTCGCGCAGCTCGTCCAGGAACGCCATCGAACCCCTACGGGTTGGACGTGCCCGACCCGAGCACGTCAGCGTTGACCAGGCCCGCCACTGGGTCGGTGCCGCGCGTTGCGGGAGCTGTTTCGAGCTGCGCGGTTCGGCCGGGCCGGCTCTGCCATGCACCGCACCCGACCCGCTTACGGGCAGCGACGCGGGGCCTGTCCATCGGCAAAGTGTTCGGCCGCAACGGCTTCTCCGTCGCACTCGTGTCGCGGACCCAGGACAGACTCGACCGCCTCGCCACCGAACTGAACGAGGCAGGCATCGACGCCGCCGGGTTCGCCGCCGACGTCATGGACCGGCAATCCCTGGCCGCCGCGTTCACCCGCATCAACGACCGCTTCGGTAGCGTGGACGTGCTGGAGTACTCGCCTGCCCCGCACGACCCGGTGCCTGGCATCACCATGGCCGGCCCGCTGGAAGCCACCGTCGACAACCTCCAACCCCAGCTGGACTACTACCTCTACGGCGGCATCACCGCGGCGCAACAGGTACTTCCCGACATGCTCAAACGCGACTCGGGCACGCTGCTGTACACCACCGGCGGGTCCTCGATGGACCCTCTCGCCGCGCCACCCGAGTTCGCCACCGTCGCCGTCGCCACCGCCGCCCTGCGCGCCTGGGTGCTGAAACTGCACCAGGCAACCGCCGGCACCGGCGTATACGCCGCACACGTGCCGCTGTTCGTCTGGATCGGAACAGGCGGCCCGGAAACCCAGGCCGACACCATCGCCCAGCGCTACTGGGACATCTACACCAAGCGCGACGGCGCCGAACACTCCTACGCCGCCCCGTGACGCATCCATACATCGGGGCGTGAGCCGCCTACGCAGCTCAGACGCCACCGACTCGATTCGTCGACGCCGTCGCCGCTCACGGCCCCGCCCGCGGCAGCGGCGCCAGGACCGCCGCTGAGGAGCAGCCAACCCCGTACCATCGGGCGGCTGCTCCTCAATATTCCGAACATCGAGCGAAGCGAGGAGTCATGCCCCAGGCATACCTGCCGCGGCTCGGCTCACCGACGACCGAGGCCCTCGCGATGCTGCTGAGCTGGGTTGCCAACCGGCCCGACGCGGCCGGCCAGGATGTCCCCGCCACAGCGTCGGAGTCCGGCGGGGAAACGAGATCGGCAACCGCCTGAGCGTCCTTGTAGTAGACGCCGGTATGGCGGCTGCGACTGCCATAGATGCTCTAATCGTCAGTTGCTGATGGCCGGCGCGGCGTTGTGGAACCGGTCGTCGGTGAGCTGGGCAGCGGTGAAGGCGGCGATGTCGGCGCGGGTCACAGCCATGCCGATCTTGTCGGTGCCGTAGAACCCGTAGCGGTTGACGCCGCGTGCCGGGCCGTCCTTTGGTGGCCTCAGACAGGATCAACGCGAGGCCACCGAGCAACTCGGCCACGCCGATGAGCCGCACCGTCCCGGCGGAGAAGTCCTCCACCCGGGGAGCTTGGGCGTGAGCTTCTCCCTCGGCTGCGAGCCGCCGTCGAACACGTGGGTCAGGCGGGTGGACATGAGACTCACCTCGTCGAAGACGTCCACGGCCCAGCGCACCGCGTGGTCCGAACTCCCGTCGCGGGTCACCACGGAGAAGACGGTAGGGCTGCTCTCCGTGCGAGCCAGTCGTCACCTGGCGGGAAAGGACCTTGGCGCGGCCGTGACTGAGCTTCCGCCCGGGACCGGACACCAGGGCTTCTCACGCTGCGGGGGAGTGGTCGTGACGATGATGCAGCGTCACCGATGTGTTACGAGCCGATGTAGTACGGCCTCTTGACAGGCGGCTTCTGGTCGCGCAACCATGACCGCGCGGTCATGACCGCGCGGTCACATAGGCTGACCTCGGGATTCGGCGGTCTCTAAGGAGATATCCATGGTGCAACTGGTGGGAGGGGACGAAAGTCACCCAGCGCCACGCAGTGCGGATGTGGCCCGCGTGGCGGGGGTCTCCCGAAAAACGGTGTCTAGGGTCTTCAACGGCGAGCCGTACGTGTCAGCCGAGGTGCGCCGGCGCGTGCTCGACGCGGCTGAGCAGCTTGGTTACCGGCTGAACAACGCGGCCCGTGCGCTCGCCTCCGGACGGACTCGTTCCATCGGTGTGGTGACGCTCGGGACGGCCGGGTATGGTCCTGCCTCGCTGCTCGTGGGCGTTGAGCGAGCCGTCCGGGATACGGGTTATGCGCTGCGTGTGGTCAGCACTGTGGAAGGCGACCCGGCGGGTGTCGCCGGCGCCGTGGAGTCGCTGCTAGGGCAGGGCGTGGACGGCATCGTGATCTCCGAGCCGGTCGATGACGGAGAAGTCTCTGTCCGCGTCGACGTGCCGGTCCTCTTCCTCGGTGCGCCGCCGGCTTTCGCCGGCCGCCGGACGTTGACCGCAGGGGTCGGCTCTGACCTGTTGGCGCGTGCGGCCACTGAGCATCTCCTGGATCTGGGACATGCCACGGTCCATCACCTCGCCGGTCCGCGGCGGTGGTATGCCGCCAGAGATCGTCTTCAGGGATGGCGGGCGGTGTTGGCAGCTCGCGGCCGGAGCGCGCCTGCTGCCATTGAGGGGGACTGGTCGGCCGCCTCCGGGTATGCGGCAGGCCGCGGGCTGGCTTACGACAGCGACGTGACCGCCGTGTTCGCCGCGGGCGACGACATGGCCATCGGGCTGATCCGCGCGCTCACCGAAGCCGGCCGGCACGTGCCGGACGATGTCAGCGTCGTCGGTTTCGACGACATGCCGGTCGCCGCCTATGTAACTCCTCCTTTGACCACGGTGCGTCAGCCGTTCGACGCCGCGGCGAAGGAGGGACTCAAGCTCCTTGTGCATGCCATCGAGAAACCGGAAGTAGATCTTCCACCGGCACCTGACCCACCGGTCGAGCTCGTAGTCCGTGCCTCGACAGCGCCCCCGCCGTCCCGGACGACCCCGGGGACGTGGGCGTCGTGCGACCCCTCTCCGCGTGGTGGCCTTCACGGTCCCTCGATCTCGGACGGAGGGCTGCCCGCCCAACGCTGATCAGCGCCGATCGCCACCTGAGATCGGCCGCGGTTAGGCGCGCGATCCCCAAGCGCGTTGCCGCACTGACCTCTGCTTCGCCTTGTGTCCCCACCCCCAACGCATTCGCTTCCTCCACACCTGGCGTACACGCGTCGCCCGGTGTGTCGATCACCCCCACCGATGTGACAGGAGTCCACCATGCCCGAATCCTTCGCCAACCCGTTCCCGGTGAGCCGCCGAACGCTTCTCACCACGGCGGGAGCGGTGTCGCTGACCGCAGCGCTGGCCGCGTGCGGCGACAGCGGCGACACCGGCGACACGTCGCCGGCCGCCGCGCCGGTCAGCCAGGCAGACATCGACAAGGCGATGTCCACCCCCACCGAGCTGACGTTCTGGACCTGGGTCCCGGACATCGACCAGGAGGTCGCGCTCTTCCAGAAGAAGTACCCCGCCATCAAGGTCAACGTCGTCAACGCCGGCCAGGGCGTGCAGCACTACACGAAGCTGCGTACGGCGCTGCAGGCCGGCACCGGCGCTCCGGACGTGGTGCAGATCGAGTTCCAGGCCATCCCGACATTCACGATCACCGACAGCCTGCTGGACCTGCGGCCCTACGGCGCGTCGGCGCTGAAGGACATGTTCGTCGAGTCGACGTGGGCGCAGGTCAGCGGCAGCAACGGCGAGGTGTGGGCGATCCCGCAGGACACCGGCCCGATGGGGATGCTGTACCGGCAGGACATCTTCGACCGGTACGGCATCGAGGTGCCGAAGACCTGGGACGAGTTCGCCGCCGCGGCGCGCAAGCTGCACACCGCGGCCCCGGACATCTACCTGACCAACCTCGCCTCGAACGAGGCCGCGGCATGGCACGGCCTGCTCTGGCAGGCCGGCGCCAAGCCGTACGCGACCGTCAACAAGAGCGACATCTCCATCAACGTCAACGACGCGACCTCCAAGAAGCTCGCCGCCTACTGGGGCGGACTCGCGAAGGAGGGCGTCATCGGCGTCGAACCCGACTTCACCGACCCGTGGTTCTCCGCGCTCAACAGGGGCAAGTACGCCACCTGGCTCACCGCGGCCTGGGGGCCGAGCTTCCTTGCCGGTGCGGCCAAGTCGACCGCGGGCAAGTGGCGGGCCGCTCCGCTGCCGCAGTGGGACGCGTCCACGACGAGCTCGGGCAACTGGGGCGGCTCCACGAGCGCGGTCACCAAGACGACGAAGAACCCGATCGCCGCGGCGCAGTTCGCGCAGTTCCTCAACACCGACCCCGAGAGCTCGAAGCTGTTCACCACCCTGCAGTTCTTCTTCCCGGCGACGAAGGCGCTGCTCGCGGACCCCGGCTTCGCCAGCCAGGCTCCTGCCTTCTACGGCGGCCAGCAGGTCAACACGGTGTTCGCCGGCATCGGCACCACGATCAGCCCCTCGTTCCAGTGGCCGCCGTTCCTCGACCGGGCGGTGACGGACTGGACCGAGACGGTCGGCAAGTCCCTCGCCGGCAAGGCGGACACCGTCGTCGCGCTCGACGAGTGGCAGACGCGGCTCACCACGTACGCCAAGAGCCAGGGCTTCACCGTCAAGGGCCAGTGACGACCGGCGGGTCCCGCGCTCCGCGAGGGCGCGGGGCCCGCGCCGGTACACCCCTACCGCAGAAGGGCCTGGCATGACCGCCACCACCGCAGCCCCGTACGAGGTCTCGCAGCGAGCACGGTCGACACGTCGCCGACCGGTGCGACACCGCGCGGCAGGGCCGCTGTTCGTCGCCCCGTTTCTCGTGCTCTTCGTCCTGCTCTTCCTCGCTCCGCTCGCCTACGCCGCCTACCTCAGCCTGTTCCAGCATCGGCTCATCGGCGGGACGACGTTCGTCGGCCTGGACAACTACGTCACCGCCGTGTCGGACCCACTGCTGATCCGAGGTGTACTGCGGGTCGCGACGTTCCTGGTGATCCAAGTGCCCGTGATGCTGCTGCTGGCACTGCTCTTCGCGCTCGCGCTCGACAGCGGCCTGCTGCGGCTCGCGCGCGTCGTGCGGCTGGGCATCTTCGTCCCGTACGCCGTCCCGAGCGTGGTCGCCGCGCTCATGTGGGGCTACCTCTACGGGCCGGACTACGGCCCGTTCGCTCAGCTGAGCAAGGCGTTCGGCCTGGCAATGCCGCGGTTCCTTACCGACGGGTGGATGCTCGGCAGCCTGGCGAACATCGTCACGTGGGAGTGGGTCGGCTACAACATGATCATCCTGTATGTCGCCCTGCGGGCCATTCCGCACGATCTCTACGAGGCGGCCGCGATGGACGGGGCCGGCGCCTGGCGGATCGCCTGGTCCGTCAAGCTTCCCGCGCTTCGGCCGGCGCTCCTGCTCACCATGGTGTTCTCGGTGATCGGCAGCTTCCAACTGTTCAACGAGCCGAACCTGCTGCAGCGCATCGCCCCGGACGTGATCGACAGCGCCTACACCGCGAACCTCTACGCCTACTCCCTCGCCTTCACCAGCCAGCAGGTCAACTACGCGGCCGCGGTCTCCTTCCTCCTAGGGATAGTCATCGTGATCGTGTCCTACGCCCTGCTGCTGACCGCGAACCGCAGGAGGTCCTCATGACCACCGCCACCATGACGAGCCGCGGCACCGCGACGGCCGACCGGGCACCGCGGCCCGCGGGCCGGCGCCGGTCGGCGGTGAACCGGCGCAGCATCCCGCTGACCATCGCCATGCTGGCCGCTCTGGCCTACTTCCTGCTGCCGCTGTTCTGGCTGCTGGTCGCCTCGACCAAGAGCACCCAGGACCTGTTCACGACGTTCGGACTGTGGCTATCGGACAGCCCGCAGCTGCTGACGAACATCTGGGCGACCCTGACCCACGACGACGGCGTCTTCGTACGCTGGCTGGTGAACACCCTCATCTACGCCGTCGCCAGTTCGCTGGGTGCCGCGCTGCTGGCCGCCGCCGCCGGTTACGGGTTCGCCAAGTTCCGGTTCCGCGGCGACCGTGCCGCCTTCAACCTGGTGCTCGGCGCCGTCATGGTGCCGACCACCGCCCTGGCGATCCCGACGTACCTGCTCTTCGCGAAGGTGGAACTGGTCAACACCCCCTGGGCCATCATCCTGCCCTCGCTCGTCAGCCCCTTCGGCCTGTACCTCATGCGCATCTACGCGCAGGACGCCGTCCCGGACAGCGTCATCGAGGCAGCCCGCATCGACGGGGCCGGGGAGCTCCAGATCTTCTTCCGGATCGCCATGCGGCTGCTGGCACCGGGGCTGGTCACCGTCGTGCTCTTCACGCTCGTCGCGACCTGGAACAACTACTTCCTGCCCCTCATCATGCTCAACGACCCGCGCCTGTACCCCATCACGGTCGGGCTTGCCTCCTGGGCGTCCCAGGCCGTCGGCGGCGGATCCGGTGCCAACAGCGACATGCTCGCGCTCGTCGTGACCGGGTCCATGCTCTCGATCGTCCCGCTCGTCGTGGCTTTCCTACTGCTGCAGCGCTACTGGCAGAGCGGCCTGGCCACCGGCGGCGTCAAACAGTGACAGGCCGACGGCACGCGCAACCCTCACCACAAACGCGCTCCGCGTCTACAGAAAGTGATACACAGTGGAACCTGCCGGAAGTGGCCCGATGACCACCGTGCTCCGCGTGCCGGGCATCGCCTACGGCGGCGACTACAACCCCGAGCAGTGGCCCGAGGATGTCTGGATCGAAGACATGCGCCTGATGCGCGAGGCCGGGGTGACCATGGTCAGTGTCGGCGTCTTCTCGTGGGCGCTGCTGGAGCCCGCCGAGGGCCGGTACGACTTTTCGCGCATGGACCGGATCCTCGATCTGTTGCACGACAACGGCATCGCGGCCGACCTGGCCACCCCCACGGCCGCGCCGCCCGCCTGGTTTTTCCGCGCCTACCCCGAGGCCCTGCCGGTCGACCGGGACGGACGTACCCTGTGGCCAGGCAGCCGCCAGACGTTCTGCCCCAGCAACCCCGCCTACCGGTCAGCAGCCCTACGCATCGCCGGAGCGCTCGGCGAACGGTACGCCGACCACCCTGCCCTCGCCATGTGGCACGTGCACAACGAATACGGCTGCCACAACGCCGCCTGCTACTGCGACACCAGCGCCGCCGCCTTCCGCACCTGGCTGCGCACCCGCTACGACGACGACCTGCGCACCCTCAACCAGGCATGGGGGCCACCGTTTGGAGCCAGTGGTACTACTCGTGGGAGGAGATCCTGCCGCCCCGCGCCACGGGCGCCGACCCCAATCCCATGCACCGCTTGGACTGGCGGCGCTTCTGCTCCGACGAACTGCTCTCGCTGTACACCGCCGAACGCGACGTGCTGCGCCGCATCGCCCCGGACATTCCCGCCACCACCAACTTCATGGTCGTGCGCAACTTCGACGCCCTCGACTATTGGCGCTGGGCTCCCGGAGTGGACGTCGTCTCCAACGACCACTACCTGATGTCCGACGACCCGGAGCCCGAAGTCGACATCGCCCTCAGCGGCGACCTGGTGCGCTCGCTAGGCGGCGGCCGGCCCTGGCTGGTCATGGAGCACTCCACCGGTGCGGTCAACTGGCAACACGTCAACCGTGCCAAGCGGCCGGGGGAGATGCACCGCAACGCGCTGGCCCACGTCGCCCACGGCGCCGACGGTATCGCCTTCTTTCAATGGCGAGCGGCAACAAACGGCGCCGAGCAATGGCACTCGGCAATGCTTCCCCACGCGGGCACCGACAGCCGCATCTGGGACGACGTCGTCCGCCTCGGCGCGGACCTGAAGGCACTCGCGGAGGTACGGGGCAGCGAGAGCGCCGCGCGGGTCGCCATCGTCTGGGACTGGGACGCCCGCTGGGCCCTCGAACTGCCCTCCCAGCCCAGCGGCGAACTGCGCTACCAGGACCTGGTGCGGGACTGGTACGCGCCGCTGTGGCGAGCGGGCGTCGCCGTTGACTTCGTCAGCCCCGGCAGCCCCAACCTCGACCGCTACCGACTGGTGCTCGTCCCCAGCCTTTACCTGGTCGACGACGCTGGCGCGGCGAACCTCACGAACTTCGCCGAGCGCGGCGGCACCCTGGTTGTCGGCTTCCACAGCGGCGCCGTCGACGAAAACTGCCACATCCGCCTGGGCGGTTACCCGGGCGCCTTCCGGGACGTCCTCGGTGTGCGCACCGACGAGTTGTTTCCCTTGCTGCCTGGCGAAAGAGTCGGCCTCACCGGCGACGTGCCGGCGGGGGCGACGGCTGGTCTGTGGTCGGAGCGGCTCCGGCTCGCCGGCGCTGAAGCCGTCGCCACGTACGCCGACGGTCCGGTGGCCGGCATCCCAGCCGTTACCCGCCGCACTCGCGGCAGCGGAGCTGCCTGGTACCTGGCGACCCACCCCGACTCCACCACACTGGCGGCCGTGCTCGACCGCATCCGACGGGAGGCGGGCGTACAGCCGGAGCGTGCGGCGCCGGCCGGGATCGAGGTGGTCCGGCGTTGCGGTGCGGACGCGGACTATCTGTTCCTGATCGACCACGCTGGAGTCGGCGCCGAGGTCACCGCTGATGGCGTCGAACTCCTCACTGGCAAGACGGTCTGCGGCTCCGTCACCGTCCCTGCTGGAGGCGTCGCGGTCGTCCGAGAGCCGCACCGACCGGCACCCAGAAACTGGCGAGGCTGATCAACATGGCGTACGTGGCAAGCCCGAAACGATACGACGACATGGTCTACCGGCGCAGCGGCCGCAGCGGGTTGAAGCTGCCCGCGATCTCCCTGGGACTGTGGCACAACTTCGGCCACGACCGCCCCGCCGAGCGCCAGCGCGAGATCGTGCGGCGCGCGTTCGACCTCGGCGTGACCCACTTCGACCTGGCCAACAACTACGGCCCGCCGTATGGCGCGGCTGAGGAGAACTTCGGCCGGATACTGGCCGCGGACCTGAAGCCGTACCGCGACGAGCTGGTCATCGCGACGAAGGCCGGCTACGACATGTGGCCCGGCCCGTACGGTGACTGGGGTTCGCGCAAATACCTGACCGCGTCGCTGGACCAGTCGCTGCGGCGGATGGGCCTGGACTACGTCGACGTCTTCTACTCGCACCGCTTCGACCCGGACACGCCGATCGAGGAGACGATGGGCGCGCTGGACGCGGCCGTGCGCGCGGGCAAGGCGCTGTACGCCGGCATCTCGTCGTACACGTCGGCGCAGACGCGCCGGGCCGCGGCGATCCTGAGGGACCTGGGCACGCCGCTGCTGATCCACCAGCCGTCGTACTCGATGTTCAATCGCTGGACCGAACGCGACCAGCTGCTGGACACGCTGGCCGACGTCGGCGCGGGCTGCATCGCGTTCTCGCCGCTGGCGCAGGGCCTGCTCACCGACCGCTACCTCAACGGGGTGCCGGACGACTCGCGCATGCGCAGCAGCCGGTTCCTCGACGAGGACGCGCTGACCCTGGGCAAGCGGGTGAAGGTCGAGGGGCTCAACGCGATCGCCAAGCGGCGCGGGCAGTCGCTGGCGCAGCTGGCGCTGGCCTGGGCGCTGCGCGACGAGCGGATGACCAGCGTCGTGATCGGGGCGTCGAGCGTGGCGCAGCTGGAGGGCAACGTGGTCGCGCTGGGCGACCTGCACTTCACGGCCGAGGAACTCGCCGAGATCGACCAGTTCGCGACCGAGGGCTAGTTGTCGAGGAGGTGTTTGATGATCGCGGCGGTGACCTCGGTGGTGGACGCGGTGCCACCGATGTCGCGGCTGTGGGTGCCGTTGGCGGTGGTGGTTTCGATGGCGCGGTGAATGGCTTTCGCCTCGTCGTTGAGTCCGAAGTGTTCGAACATGGAGGGGAAGCGTCGCTCGGGGTTGAGGTTGGCGCTGGCGGCGATGCCGAGGCTGCCGGCGAGAGCGCTGCCAGGGTCGGAGAGATGTCGGCGTTGAGTTGGATGCGACGACAACCGAGAGGTCCTCGGGGTGGAGCACGAACTTCGCCGGCCATGGCGTCGACGAGGACGCTCTCGCTTTCCACGTCGGGGTGGTCGGCGGCGACCCGGCCGCGACCAACACCAGGACAGCGGCGAGCGCGGCCGCGCGTCGGCGACCGGAATATGTGTGGATCATTCGGTGGCCTCCGCCAAGGTCTGCAGCGCCCGCACCACCGCGGCGCGCTCATCTTCAGGGACACGTTCAAGCAGGGCGGTCAGCCGCTGCTGGCGGGCCTCGGCCAGCCGGCCGGCAGCGGATGCGCCGGCCTCGGTCAACTCCAGCAGCACCCCGCGGCCGTCCTCGACCGCCGCCTGTCGGCTGATCCAGCCGCGCCCGACAAGGTTGGTGACCAGGCGGGAGACGGTGCTTTTCTCCAGGCGCAGCCGCCGGGCCAGCTCCACCTGGCGCAGCCGGCCATCCCGGGCGACCTCGGTCAGCGCGTGCGCCTCCGAGACCGGCAGTGGCTGCCCACATGGCGTCCGGTCCGGCTGGTGCAGACCGAAGCCGCGCACGAAACGCATCAGCGCGTCTTGCGCTACCGCGACATCGGCGGTCTCATCCGGGTCGGCCATGGTTCGACCGCACAACCAACTGGTTCGACTGTACAACCATCGTGATGTCGGTCACGACCTATTGCCATGAGTTTGCAACAGCGACAGTCTGTGATCATGACGACGCCCCAGACCGGCAGTCCCGTCCGCCAAGCCCTGTTCCTACACGCGCCGATCCGCCGGCAGCCGCACCTGGTGCTGCGTCAGATGCTCGACTACGTCGACCCGGACACGCCGCCGGACGGACCTGACGGGCCTGTGGCGCAGTTGGAGCGCAGCCTGGCCACCCTGCTCGGCAAACCAGCGGCGCTGTTCTTTCCCACCGGCACGATGGCCCAGCAGACCGCGCTGCGTATCCACGCCGACCGGCGCGGCCGCCCGGCGTTCGCCGCCCACCCCCAGTCCCATCTGCAGGCGTGGGAGAAACAGGGCTACGCCGCCGTACACGGGTTGCGGTTCCACCCCGCCGGCGACCGGCACCGGCTGATGACCGGCGACGACCTGGCCGCGATCGGCGAGCCGCTCGGCGCCGTGGTCTGGGAACTGCCGCAACGCGACATCGGTGGCCTACTACCCGCCTGGGACGACTTGACCGCCCAGGTGAGCGCCGTCCGCGCCACCGGCGCCGCCACCCACCTGGACGGCGCCCGCCTGTGGGAGGCACAACCGTTCTACCAACGGCCACTGGCCGAGATCGCCGCGCTGTTCGACACCGCCTACGTGTCGCTCTACAAAGGACTACAGGGCATCCGCGGCGCCGTCCTCGCCGCAGACGAGACCACCATCCGCGAGGCAGCCGTCTGGCGCACCCGGCTCGGCGGAAACATCCACGACGCCTGGCCGCTGGCGTTGGCGGCACTGGTAGGGCTCGACACCCTCGCGGCACGGACGGTCGCCTACCACGCCCACACCATCGCACTGGTTCAAGCGATCAACACCGATGGCGCCGCCCTGGCCTGGCCGGACCCACCCCAAACGCCGATCTTCCACGTCCACCTGCCGGCAGCACCAGCCGCCGTCGAAAACGCCGCCACCGCCATGCTCACCGACCGAGGCATCCAGATGTTCGGCCGGACTCGCTCGGCACCCGACCCCACCCGCTGCAGCTTCGAGATCAGCGTCGGCGACAACGCCATGGCGTTCACACCCACCCAGGTCGTCGACCTCATCCGCGAACTGCTCCACCGGGCCGCGGCAAGCTAACGGTAGCCAAGAAACACCCACTAGAGGGTTCTCGCCGCCAGGCTGATCCTTCAGAACCGCGAAGCTACGCCGGTGGCCGCCCTCCCAACCGGTCTTCTGGATGTGCGCGTAACCCGATCGGGTCCGGACTTGTATCCGGTACCCAGGTACAGGTTTACCGTCGAACCAGACGGCGCCGAACCGGCGCCAGGAGCCGCCCTCGGGGGTATGCGATGGATGTCCAGGTGCCCGACGCGTGCACGTTGCCGACCGCGGAGCAGCCGCTACGGCTGGCCGAGTTCGACGAGCTGTTCGCCACCGCGGTACGCCGGGTGGAACCGATCGCCGCCGATCACGTGCGGATGTCGCTGACCGGCCCCACGGGGCTCGCGGAGAAGGTGCGGGACCTGACCGCGCGAGAGAGCGAGTGCTGCTC
Coding sequences within:
- a CDS encoding threonine aldolase family protein, with product MTTPQTGSPVRQALFLHAPIRRQPHLVLRQMLDYVDPDTPPDGPDGPVAQLERSLATLLGKPAALFFPTGTMAQQTALRIHADRRGRPAFAAHPQSHLQAWEKQGYAAVHGLRFHPAGDRHRLMTGDDLAAIGEPLGAVVWELPQRDIGGLLPAWDDLTAQVSAVRATGAATHLDGARLWEAQPFYQRPLAEIAALFDTAYVSLYKGLQGIRGAVLAADETTIREAAVWRTRLGGNIHDAWPLALAALVGLDTLAARTVAYHAHTIALVQAINTDGAALAWPDPPQTPIFHVHLPAAPAAVENAATAMLTDRGIQMFGRTRSAPDPTRCSFEISVGDNAMAFTPTQVVDLIRELLHRAAAS
- the mgrA gene encoding L-glyceraldehyde 3-phosphate reductase codes for the protein MAYVASPKRYDDMVYRRSGRSGLKLPAISLGLWHNFGHDRPAERQREIVRRAFDLGVTHFDLANNYGPPYGAAEENFGRILAADLKPYRDELVIATKAGYDMWPGPYGDWGSRKYLTASLDQSLRRMGLDYVDVFYSHRFDPDTPIEETMGALDAAVRAGKALYAGISSYTSAQTRRAAAILRDLGTPLLIHQPSYSMFNRWTERDQLLDTLADVGAGCIAFSPLAQGLLTDRYLNGVPDDSRMRSSRFLDEDALTLGKRVKVEGLNAIAKRRGQSLAQLALAWALRDERMTSVVIGASSVAQLEGNVVALGDLHFTAEELAEIDQFATEG
- a CDS encoding isocitrate/isopropylmalate family dehydrogenase — its product is MFEHFGLNDEAKAIHRAIETTTANGTHSRDIGGTASTTEVTAAIIKHLLDN
- a CDS encoding MarR family winged helix-turn-helix transcriptional regulator; its protein translation is MADPDETADVAVAQDALMRFVRGFGLHQPDRTPCGQPLPVSEAHALTEVARDGRLRQVELARRLRLEKSTVSRLVTNLVGRGWISRQAAVEDGRGVLLELTEAGASAAGRLAEARQQRLTALLERVPEDERAAVVRALQTLAEATE